From Pseudomonas alcaligenes, a single genomic window includes:
- a CDS encoding DUF4124 domain-containing protein: protein MPGPRFLLLLALLAAPGAQAQIYTWVDADGQKHFGSQPPTPEQPLETVEVRPAYQGSPLPAPAVPSAEAPASPEADSAPAAAETSSAKSEKPVPTRQMCSKALHWTGIDLPNLREIARERRRQGRIDQSQYQKAIAALDQVEKEATMPNCMASEGKDLHTYECMAQGLGIVVCSGALSEALNKF, encoded by the coding sequence ATGCCCGGCCCCCGGTTTCTGCTTCTGCTGGCCCTGCTCGCTGCCCCTGGTGCCCAGGCGCAGATCTACACCTGGGTCGATGCCGACGGCCAGAAACACTTCGGCAGCCAGCCGCCCACCCCCGAGCAGCCCCTGGAGACGGTCGAAGTCCGCCCGGCCTACCAGGGCAGCCCGCTGCCGGCGCCCGCCGTCCCCAGCGCCGAAGCCCCCGCCAGTCCGGAGGCGGATAGCGCTCCGGCTGCCGCCGAGACCAGCAGCGCAAAAAGCGAAAAACCTGTGCCGACCCGCCAGATGTGCAGCAAGGCATTGCACTGGACAGGCATCGACCTGCCCAACCTGCGCGAAATCGCCCGTGAACGCCGCCGTCAGGGACGCATCGACCAGAGCCAGTACCAGAAGGCCATCGCTGCCCTCGACCAGGTCGAGAAGGAAGCCACCATGCCCAACTGCATGGCCAGCGAGGGCAAGGATCTGCACACCTACGAGTGCATGGCCCAGGGCCTGGGCATCGTCGTCTGCTCGGGCGCGCTGAGCGAAGCCCTGAACAAGTTCTGA
- a CDS encoding S9 family peptidase, with the protein MPNAPIARREAAADPYRWLEQRDAAEVLDHLKAENAYLEAELAEQSELRESLFQEIKGRIRETDLSLPSPWGPWLYYQRTTAGDEYPRHYRCPLPADGSLTVDESAEQLLLDPNELAGDGYLSLGAFTVSPDHQLLGYSLDTSGDEIYQLFVKDLRNGAITALPFDDCDGSLTWANDSQTLFFATLDDTHRPHQLHRHQLGQAGAELVFEEADGRFFLSCYRSSSERQLILLLGSKTTSEAWVLDAEQPLGAFSCLAAREEDHEYYVDHGQLDGAWAWLIRSNQSGINFALYSATEQQPTRPHWRELIAHDPQRMLEGVTLNQGAFVLSLREGGLPIIQVHPAGAAPYPVQLPDAAYSLYVQDSLEFHSPVIRLRYEALGRPAQVRQLELASGAQQVLKQTPVEGPFDADAYESRRLWATAEDGTRVPISLVARREVLAAGAPAPLYLYGYGAYGESLDPWFSHARLSLLERGFIFAIAHVRGGGELGEAWYRAGKLEHKQNTFGDFIACAEYLIASGLTRASQLAISGGSAGGLLIGAVLNQRPQLFAAAIAEVPFVDVLNTMQNPDLPLTVTEYDEWGDPHQPEVYERIKAYAPYENVRAQAYPAILAVAGYNDSRVQYWEAAKWVAKLRASRTDSNLLLLKTDLGAGHGGMSGRYQALKDVALEYAFLFKVLGLA; encoded by the coding sequence ATGCCCAATGCCCCGATTGCTCGCCGCGAAGCCGCCGCCGACCCCTACCGCTGGCTGGAACAGCGCGACGCCGCCGAAGTGCTCGACCACCTCAAGGCGGAAAACGCCTACCTGGAGGCCGAACTGGCTGAGCAGAGCGAGCTGCGCGAGTCCCTGTTCCAGGAGATCAAGGGGCGCATCCGCGAGACCGACCTGTCGCTGCCCAGCCCCTGGGGCCCCTGGCTGTACTACCAGCGCACCACCGCCGGCGACGAATACCCGCGCCACTACCGCTGCCCGCTGCCGGCCGACGGCTCGCTGACGGTGGACGAAAGCGCCGAGCAGTTGCTGCTCGACCCCAACGAGCTGGCCGGCGACGGCTACCTGTCGCTGGGTGCCTTCACCGTCAGCCCCGATCACCAGCTGCTCGGCTACAGCCTGGACACCTCCGGCGACGAGATCTACCAGCTGTTCGTCAAGGATCTGCGCAACGGCGCCATCACTGCCCTGCCCTTCGACGACTGCGACGGCAGCCTGACCTGGGCCAACGACAGCCAGACCCTGTTCTTCGCCACCCTCGACGACACCCACCGCCCGCACCAGCTGCATCGCCATCAGTTGGGCCAGGCCGGCGCGGAGCTGGTGTTCGAGGAGGCCGATGGGCGCTTCTTCCTCAGCTGCTACCGCTCCAGTTCCGAACGTCAGCTGATCCTGCTGCTGGGCAGCAAGACCACCAGCGAAGCCTGGGTGCTCGACGCCGAACAGCCGCTGGGCGCCTTCAGCTGCCTGGCCGCCCGCGAGGAAGACCACGAATACTATGTCGACCACGGCCAGCTCGACGGCGCCTGGGCCTGGCTGATCCGCAGCAATCAGAGCGGCATCAACTTCGCGCTCTACAGCGCTACCGAACAGCAGCCGACCCGCCCGCACTGGCGCGAGCTGATCGCCCACGACCCGCAGCGCATGCTCGAAGGCGTCACCCTGAACCAGGGCGCCTTCGTGCTCAGCCTGCGCGAGGGCGGCCTGCCGATCATCCAGGTGCACCCTGCCGGCGCCGCACCCTATCCGGTGCAGCTGCCGGATGCGGCCTACAGCCTCTATGTGCAGGACAGCCTGGAGTTCCACAGCCCGGTGATCCGCCTGCGCTACGAGGCACTCGGCCGCCCGGCCCAGGTGCGCCAGCTGGAACTGGCCAGCGGCGCGCAGCAGGTGCTCAAGCAGACCCCGGTGGAAGGCCCGTTCGATGCCGACGCCTACGAGAGCCGCCGCCTGTGGGCCACCGCCGAGGACGGCACCCGGGTGCCGATCAGCCTGGTGGCGCGCCGCGAGGTGCTCGCCGCCGGCGCGCCAGCCCCGCTCTACCTGTATGGCTATGGCGCCTACGGCGAGAGCCTCGACCCCTGGTTCAGCCACGCCCGCCTGAGCCTGCTGGAGCGCGGTTTCATCTTCGCCATCGCCCATGTGCGTGGCGGCGGCGAGCTGGGCGAGGCCTGGTATCGCGCCGGCAAGCTGGAACACAAGCAGAACACCTTCGGCGACTTCATCGCCTGCGCCGAATACCTGATCGCCAGCGGCCTGACCCGCGCCAGCCAGCTCGCCATCAGCGGCGGCAGCGCCGGTGGCCTGCTGATCGGCGCGGTACTCAACCAGCGCCCGCAGCTGTTCGCCGCGGCCATCGCCGAAGTGCCCTTCGTCGATGTGCTCAACACCATGCAGAACCCCGACCTGCCGCTGACCGTCACCGAGTACGACGAATGGGGCGACCCGCACCAGCCCGAGGTGTACGAGCGGATCAAGGCCTACGCACCCTACGAGAACGTGCGCGCCCAGGCCTACCCGGCGATCCTTGCCGTGGCCGGCTACAACGACAGCCGCGTGCAGTACTGGGAAGCGGCCAAGTGGGTGGCCAAGCTGCGCGCCAGCCGCACCGATAGCAACCTGCTGCTGCTCAAGACCGACCTCGGCGCCGGCCACGGCGGCATGAGCGGGCGCTACCAGGCACTCAAGGATGTGGCGCTGGAATATGCGTTCCTGTTCAAGGTACTGGGGCTGGCCTGA
- a CDS encoding YajD family HNH nuclease produces MSTNPTYTLSAKAEADYRQKALKMYPHVCGRCAREFSGKRLSELTVHHRDHNHANNPADGSNWELLCLFCHDNEHSRYTDQQYFAEGSLASPQAAKTTYKAFGDLASLLKKDE; encoded by the coding sequence ATGAGCACCAACCCCACCTACACCCTGTCGGCCAAGGCCGAAGCCGACTACCGGCAAAAGGCCCTGAAGATGTACCCGCACGTGTGCGGCCGCTGCGCCCGCGAGTTCAGCGGCAAGCGCCTCAGCGAGCTGACCGTGCACCACCGCGACCACAACCACGCCAACAACCCGGCGGATGGCTCCAACTGGGAGCTGCTGTGCCTGTTCTGTCACGACAACGAGCACTCGCGCTACACCGACCAGCAGTACTTCGCCGAAGGCTCCCTGGCCAGCCCGCAAGCGGCCAAGACCACCTACAAGGCCTTCGGTGACCTGGCCAGCCTGCTGAAAAAGGACGAGTAG